Below is a genomic region from Nitrospira defluvii.
AATGCCGCGCACCACTTGATCATCTGGCGATTAATCTGGTCTGTAATATCGGTACCGAGCGTTCGATCACACCAGGTGGCCATCGTTTCCTCAGATGACCCCTCTTCAACTGCGCAAGGGGCGCCCGGCTCCGTCTGTTCTCGTGCCTCCCAGGAAGGAGTCCTGCATAACCACTCGGTCACGTTCGAGATCATGACCTCGGCTTCCTTGCTGGAAGGCTCAGCCGTCGCGTCTCCGCCACATAACTGAGTGGCGTGCCCCCTCGCAACCATTACGGCACGGAGCACATCTCGATGGGAGAACACATGACCGCCGAAGGTGATCTGCTGGTCGGTCGCCAGCGGCTTCAAGACCGCCTCAAGATGGCGCGCCTGGATACGGCCGCTCCGGAATGCCTCTCGATAGGCATCGGAAGACAGAGTGCCTGATCCTCCGAATAGCTGCTCCCCGCGCTGAACGGCATCCTCAAAGCTCAAATCTTCCAACCCTTGAAGCGGATTTCTCGCGATCACCGATGTCATCGGCCAGACCTTTGCGATGACTTCTCCGGCCAAGCTGACATAGGTCCGTAACTCCATTCGCTGCGCGTCGGTATACCGCATATCCACACCATTCGTTGTGTTCATGCCGTGCTCTCACCTTCTCCATGGGTAATGAGCAAGAACGAGGCCATCTCGATCACTCTTGGCGAGAGACGACGGATTCCATTCAATTTCTCAGGAACGGACGGATTCCGTGGTATCGCCCCGACTGCATCGGCGACCGTCGGCAAGGCCCGATCGTGCAAGGGTACACGTACGTGCAGGCTCGCACGTACGTGAAATATCTTCATCTGTTCGGCATCGGAACTCGATGATTGAAGGGCGGGACGAGGTGCAGAGCGCTACATGTGTCCAAGCTTACGTAGAGTCTCCATCCCGCGCCCTTCGTCTTGAGCACGGCCGGCTCGTTCAGCGGTCGTGGTGAGGCGCAACTCCGTGATGATTTGTGGGATCGTTGTGGCGCAGGAGGGAACCGTACCGGTGCAGGGCACGCAACCCAAGCTTCTGAATCGGGTGCCGGAGCCACGGTCGAAATAGGGCGTCGGCAGCTCAATGTGCTCATGCTCGAGATATTCCCAAATGTTGAGTTCGGTCCAATCGAGAAGGGGATGGACTCGAATATGGGAACCAGGGGGAAACATCGTCTGGTATTGATCCCAGAGCTCAGGCGGCTGGTCACGAAAATTCCATTCTCCATCCTTGCCGCGCAACGAGAAATACCGTTCCTTAGCCCGTGTGCCTTCCTCATCTGCGCGAATGCCGAGGATGATTGCGGAGAACCCGTGGCGCGCGATGGTCTGTTTTAGCGCCTCGACTTTCATGGCGGTGCAACAAACCACCCGGCCCCGGTCAGGACCCATGCCGTCAGCCAGCGCCTCCCTGTTCTGGCCCACAACGAGGT
It encodes:
- the cysD gene encoding sulfate adenylyltransferase subunit CysD, which codes for MRHLRDLEDQSVYILREAYKHFDHLAMLWSMGKDSTVLLWLARKAFFGHVPFPLVHIDTGYEMPELIQYRDRLCREWRLNLVVGQNREALADGMGPDRGRVVCCTAMKVEALKQTIARHGFSAIILGIRADEEGTRAKERYFSLRGKDGEWNFRDQPPELWDQYQTMFPPGSHIRVHPLLDWTELNIWEYLEHEHIELPTPYFDRGSGTRFRSLGCVPCTGTVPSCATTIPQIITELRLTTTAERAGRAQDEGRGMETLRKLGHM